The proteins below come from a single Plasmodium sp. gorilla clade G2 genome assembly, chromosome: 13 genomic window:
- a CDS encoding myosin C, with product MEGANKCVIGTKIFIRDKNKVWASAEIINEDEDNIIVKTEDDDIIKLKETDEFYLRNLDLFDSSGLSAPSDLTKLTHLHEASILHSLNVRFDIDEIYTFTGPILIAVNPFKIIKDLYSDNMLAKHVQPIKSKSPHIFATSNSAYLGMCNNNKSQTILISGESGAGKTESTKYVMKFLACAGSDIKKRSLIESQVLESNPLLEAFGNARTLRNNNSSRFGKYIELQFSVDHKNYIKGKLCGAKILTYLLEKVRVCDQQEGERNYHIFYQLCKAVKEANHVNNSTINNNESENVQKYTTHTCDEHINNDISKKNNIYKEDKKIWYQFPSTSKFKNLQNVEPMKIDFTDFKEHVHFRYLTKSSVYELNEVNELEEFESTVHAMQTIGISNTEQYQIFKILEGILYIGNILFNNDDTKEEATILEVSNDDLKKAAYFLDVDENDLINSLCYKTIIANNEHYKKPVNSNIANDIRDALARAIYGCLFLKVVERTNQSIGYIKDLNLFCGVLDIFGFESFPINSFEQLCINYTNECLQQFFNNFIFKCEEKLYMEEGILWDPLDFPDNKDCVDILESKPYGVFCMLDEECYIPSGKDKSFCSKIISKHTSNSNSNSNNNNNNNNNNNNKSNKRFKSIKTDSSSFIIVHFAGEVVYNSTGFLEKNKDQLSLDAQKLLLHSKNEYVSHLFQTYLRRNTDKRKFVTVSSEFKEQLNLLMTRIKETEPHFIRCIKPNSQNVPDVFDRISVNEQLKYGGVLQAIKVSRAGYPVRLSHAECVQDYKILLNKEDRNKLEMYNKDNKPWSYKANFILSKLYVTQAIQEYINNLKLLKDKKKEEENKFFGKLSSKKKRVQHKTNALNGVLSGNVGVDNNDINIKDDTNVKGDTTVKGDVNINDDININDDININDDININDDTNINDDTNNNIEKPPCCHPNEIDDEKNNLFIWSVGKNLCFFKSDAYNILSTLRSDLRSLKAIVIQKNYKAYREKKLYILMKKKIVIIQRWFRNRLDIIRKEKLKRQEAEKLICSHIYTYIIRKRFLYKRNCCILIQSHIRKYLMVRFYKTYRQNYYASKIQATWKAYKEHTFYKKLLKATKKIQLKWKGILARKQLRRLKMESKEVGSLLSRNQVLMNELKKEKSEKIEIESKLLKASAKIDKLIKKIDNLEKDNKNNEKVIKELLHKVSLLSHKQSNDYISSKHVSKKNENIKLKKNNKEINKDIMIPLKREDTAHVDSAEIFSVKRNDIHDDHNDVRNSFSTDTNLTYYINNNNNMINNNDDNMINNNDDDNCKDNNLIYTEERTEDQKIRNTIKNEENEERCSLLNKIKKLEIQNKEYIKQNVTLNDKYNKLISFLRQIKDTNGNVYNDIINNNNMNNYHNNGISNKLLNNNYCNNKYFKNFMNFSSYNSNPLIDSKIENNLNYDNKSSFKKNDGIVDILVCGPRNVGKTSLIEDLFVRLGDEDNLGLLRKNKKVVNNDLSCHNYYNTYIITHKCSQIKIVDCGYSSNKNVEESLFNYIKNSICIIIVFDATNKESINPAVHLLQEASLINVKKTTKLFLFENIFNEKINLNHNINDVSYAVRVAKACNAFYIKALDIYDIVNNYANEITLHSNYFLDNSHNNYNYLTSVYNNQYGHQHNNNNIKDKDKYANESAYLNHINKIKKKTHSFMSLYHEESFKDSDDAVLSSFLNKSNDVIKSKRVDLNKNKYYQNITSSSSNNNNNNNNIYSVVNTIKAICGIQNNNKKNQHLQLLRESMPLNNYVYGNKKYNSDLGRGLQPVYEITLKGNTPITYLCMGQDNVNKNYILLSVGCKDGVIYIYKCFRTSLELKNDYFYYYNDDSSIYNSNNNNNHNHNNNHNNNNNNNNVGNNMDNMNIQNNDNNNIVGCEESGKKNSIISLKNDSYNTYDENSTCTKLLSKLSGHKRAITCLVFSFSEDKIISSSIDKTIKIWEVSTGFLLKVFSDSSATLSVLLFPTNLDIFLCSNCTSLLRIVNLNSGQVYQKVKVESEIRALEMDDTCLNIFAGSKNGTIYVLEVIYNERVEIKFRFLFSLSPITCIKFIPRHSIKTSPGIIVNSCDNHIGIIECIYGNKGILTTLSVKHRIRINHALLPIRNCYSKYGGGWVVSGSEDGNIYICSLLPQSNYKLIFLKHHKAPVMAVVVNSIDTLMVSADSKGNIVFWRRSFV from the exons ATGGAAGGTGCAAATAAATGTGTTATAGGAACAAAGATATTTATCAGAGACAAAaataaa gTATGGGCTAGTGCTGAGATTATaaatgaagatgaagataatattattgtaaaaactgaagatgatgatataataaaattaaaagaaactGATGAATTTTATCTTCGAAAtttag ATTTATTTGATTCGAGTGGATTATCTGCTCCCTCAGATCTAACAAAGTTAACCCACTTACATGAAGCTTCCATATTACATAGTTTAAATGTTCGTTTTGATATTGATGagatatatacatttacAGGTCCCATATTAATAGCTGTAAATCCTTTTAAGATTATAAAAGATTTATATTCTGATAACATGCTAGCTAAACATGTTCAGCCTATAAAATCTAAAAGTCCTCACATATTCGCTACTTCTAATAGTGCTTATTTAGGTatgtgtaataataataaatcacaGACAATATTAATAAGTGGTGAATCAGGTGCTGGAAAAACAGAATCAACAAAATATGTAATGAAATTTTTAGCATGTGCAGGCtcagatataaaaaaaagatctTTAATAGAATCACAAGTATTAGAAAGTAATCCTCTTTTAGAAGCATTCGGTAATGCAAGAActttaagaaataataattctagTAGATTtggaaaatatattgaattaCAATTTTCAGTTgatcataaaaattatattaaaggCAAATTATGTGGTGCCAAAATTTTAACTTATTTATTAGAAAAAGTTCGTGTGTGTGATCAACAAGAAGGAGAAAgaaattatcatattttttatcaactCTGTAAAGCTGTAAAAGAAGCCAATCATGTAAATAATTCaactattaataataatgaaagtGAAAATGTTCAAAAATATACTACTCATACTTGTgatgaacatataaataatgatatttcaaaaaaaaataatatttataaggaagataaaaaaatatggtaTCAATTTCCAAGTACAAgcaaatttaaaaatttacaaaatgTAGAACCCATGAAAATAGATTTTACAGATTTTAAAGAACATGTACATTTTAGATACTTAACAAAGTCTAGTGTATATGAATTAAATGAAGTTAATGAATTAGAAGAATTCGAATCAACTGTTCATGCTATGCAAACTATTGGTATTAGTAATACAGAACAATatcaaatatttaaaattttagaaggtatattatatataggaaatattttatttaataatgatgatacaaAAGAAGAAGCTACTATATTAGAAGTATCTAAtgatgatttaaaaaaagcaGCATATTTTTTAGATGTTGATGaaaatgatttaataaattctttATGTTATAAAACGATAATAGCAAATAATGAACATTACAAGAAACCTGTGAATTCAAATATAGCTAATGATATTAGAGATGCATTAGCTAGAGCTATATATGGATgcttatttttaaaagttgTTGAAAGAACAAATCAATCTATAggatatataaaagatttaaatttattttgtgGTGTTCTAGATATATTCGGTTTTGAATCATTTCCAATTAATTCATTTGAACAATTATGTATTAATTATACAAATGAATGTTTACaacaattttttaataactttatatttaaatgtgaagaaaaattatatatggagGAAGGAATTCTATGGGATCCATTAGATTTCCCAGATAATAAAGATTGTGTAGATATATTAGAATCGAAACCTTATGGTGTATTTTGTATGCTCGATGAAGAATGTTATATACCATCAGGTAAGGATAAAAGTTTTTGTAGCAAAATTATAAGTAAACACACATcaaatagtaatagtaatagtaataataataataataataataataataataataacaagtCGAATAAAAGATTTAAATCTATCAAAACAGATTCTAGTAGTTTTATTATTGTACATTTTGCTGGTGAAGTTGTTTATAATTCTACTGGTTttcttgaaaaaaataaggatCAATTATCATTAGATGCACAAAAATTATTGTTACATAGTAAGAATGAATATGTATCACATCTTTTTCAAACCTATTTAAGAAGAAATACAGATAAAAGGAAATTTGTTACCGTTTCTAGCGAATTTAAAGAACAACTCAATTTATTAATGACAAGAATAAAAGAAACAGAACCACATTTTATTAGATGTATAAAACCAAATTCGCAGAACGTACCAGATGTATTTGATAGAATATCAGTAAATGAACAATTAAAATATGGAGGTGTTCTACAAGCTATAAAAGTAAGTCGTGCAGGTTATCCAGTTAGATTATCTCATGCAGAGTGTGTTCAAGATTATaaaattcttttaaataaagaagacAGAAACAAATTAGAAATGTATAATAAGGATAACAAACCATGGTCTTATAAGGCTAATTTTATACTATCCAAGTTGTATGTAACTCAAGCGAtacaagaatatataaataatctaAAGTTGTTGAAGGACAAGAAAAAAGAAGaggaaaataaattttttggaAAGCTTTCTTCAAAGAAGAAAAGGGTGCAACATAAAACTAATGCGCTGAATGGTGTGTTAAGTGGTAATGTAGGagttgataataatgatataaatataaaagatgataCAAATGTGAAAGGTGATACAACTGTGAAAGGTGACGtgaatataaatgatgacataaatataaatgatgacataaatataaatgatgacataaatataaatgatgacacaaatataaatgatgacacgaataataatattgaaaagCCTCCCTGTTGTCATCCTAATGAGATAGACGACGAAAAAAACAATTTGTTCATATGGTCTGTAGGTAAAAATTTATGCTTCTTTAAAAGTGatgcatataatattttatcaacCCTAAGAAGTGATCTTCGTAGTTTAAAGGCCATTGTTATTCAAAAGAATTATAAGGCAtatagagaaaaaaaattatacatattaatgaaaaaaaaaattgtgatTATACAACGATGGTTTAGAAATCGATTagatattataagaaaagagaaattaaaaagacAAGAAGCCGAAAAGTTAATTTGttctcatatatatacatatataattagaaagagatttttatataaaagaaattgtTGTATTCTTATACAGTCacatataagaaaatatttaatggtaagattttataaaacatatagaCAGAATTATTATGCAAGTAAAATACAAGCAACATGGAAAGCTTACAAAGAacatacattttataaaaaattattgaaagctactaaaaaaatacaattaaaATGGAAGGGCATATTAGCTAGAAAACAATTGAGAAGATTAAAAATGGAATCTAAAGAAGTGGGTTCTTTATTATCAAGAAATCAAGTATTAatgaatgaattaaaaaaagaaaaaagtgaaaaaatagaaatagaAAGTAAACTATTAAAAGCATCTGCAAAAATTGATAAGttgattaaaaaaattgataatctagaaaaagataataaaaataatgaaaaagtaATAAAGGAATTGTTACATAAGGTTTCTTTATTATCTCATAAACAATctaatgattatatatcatCTAAACATGtatctaaaaaaaatgaaaatattaaattgaaaaaaaataataaagaaattaataagGATATTATGATTCCTTTAAAGAGGGAAGATACAGCACATGTTGATAGTGCAGAAATTTTTAGTGTCAAACGTAATGATATTCATGATGATCATAATGATGTGCGTAATAGTTTTAGCACTGATACTAActtaacatattatataaataataataataatatgattaataataatgatgataatatgattaataataatgatgatgataattgtAAGGATAATAATTTGATATATACAGAAGAAAGAACAGAAGACCAAAAAATAAGgaatacaataaaaaatgaagagaaTGAAGAAAGATGtagtttattaaataaaataaaaaagttagaaattcaaaataaagaatatataaaacaaaatgtaacattaaatgataaatataataaattaataagtTTCTTAAGACAAATTAAAGATACCAATGgtaatgtatataatgatattataaataataataatatgaataattatcataataatggTATATCAAATaagttattaaataataattattgtaataataaatattttaaaaattttatgaattttTCTAGTTATAATAGTAATCCTTTAATAGACTCTAAAATTGAGAATAACctaaattatgataataagagttcttttaaaaaaaatgatggaATTGTAGATATTCTTGTATGTGGACCACGGAATGTAGGGAAGACTAGTTTGATAGAAGATTTATTTGTACGTTTAGGAGATGAAGATAATTTAGgtttattaagaaaaaataaaaaggttgtaaataatgatttaagttgtcataattattacaatacatatattataacacaTAAATGTtcacaaataaaaattgtagATTGTGGATATTCTTCGAATAAAAATGTTGAAGAATccttatttaattatataaaaaattctatatgtattataatagTATTTGATGCTACAAATAAAGAATCAATAAATCCAGCAGTACATTTATTACAAGAAGCTTCATTAATTAATGTAAAGAAAACaactaaattatttttatttgaaaatatatttaatgaaaaaattaatttaaatcataatataaatgatgtaTCCTATGCTGTACGTGTAGCTAAAGCATGTAAtgcattttatataaaagcattagatatatatgatatagtTAATAATTATGCCAATGAAATAACATTACATTCTAATTATTTCTTGGATAATtctcataataattataattatcttaCATCtgtttataataatcaaTATGGTCatcaacataataataataatattaaggataaagataaatatgCTAACGAATCAGCATACCTTAAtcatataaacaaaattaaaaagaaaactcACAGTTTTATGTCTTTATATCATGAAGAATCATTTAAAGATAGTGACGACGCTGTGTTAtcatcttttttaaataaatccAACGATGTAATAAAATCTAAACGAGTAGAcctaaacaaaaataaatattatcaaaatattaCTAGTAGTAGtagcaataataataataataataataatatttattcagTTGTGAATACTATAAAAGCTATATGTGGCATTCAGAATAACAATAAGAAGAATCAACACTTACAATTGTTGAGGGAATCAATGCCTTTAAACAATTATGTATatggtaataaaaaatataattcagATCTTGGAAGAGGTTTACAACCAGTGTATGAAATAACTCTTAAAGGGAATACACCTATAACATATTTGTGTATGGGTCAAGATAATgtgaataaaaattatatattattatctgtaGGATGTAAGGAtggtgttatatatatatataagtgttTTAGAACAAGTTTAGAGTTAAAAAATgattacttttattattacaatgaTGATAGTAGTATATACaacagtaataataataataatcataatcataataataatcataataataataataataataataatgtggggaataatatggataacatgaatatacaaaataatgataataataatattgttggGTGTGAAGAGAGTGGGAAGAAAAACAGCATTATATCATTAAAGAATGATAgttataatacatatgatgaaaatagcACATgtacaaaattattatccaAATTATCAGGTCATAAAAGGGCAATAACATGTTTagttttttccttttcagaagataaaataatatcatcatcaatagataaaacaataaaaatatgggAAGTATCTACCggttttttattaaaagtatTTTCTGATTCTTCAGCAACATTatctgtattattatttccaaCTAATctagatatttttttatgttccaACTGTACATCTTTATTACGAATAGTAAATTTAAACAGTGGTCAAGTATATCAAAAAGTTAAAGTCGAGAGTGAGATAAGAGCACTTGAAATGGATGATActtgtttaaatatatttgcaGGTTCAAAAAATGGaacaatatatgtattagaagttatatataatgaaagagtagaaataaaatttcgtttccttttttctttatcaccAATAACATGTATAAAGTTTATACCAAGACATTCAATTAAAACATCTCCAGGAATTATTGTAAATTCATGTGATAATCATATAGGTATTATAGAATGTATATATGGAAACAAAGGAATATTAACAACATTATCTGTCAAACATAGAATACGAATAAATCATGCATTGCTTCCTATACGCAATTGTTATTCAAAATATGGAGGAGGATGGGTGGTGTCAGGTTCAGAGGAcggaaacatatatatttgttctttATTACCTCAATCGAATTATAAGTTGATCTTTTTAAAGCACCACAAG gCACCCGTAATGGCTGTTGTTGTTAATAGCATTGATACTTTAATGGTTTCAGCAGATTCAAAAGGAAACATAGTTTTTTGGCGTAGATCCtttgtataa
- a CDS encoding chromatin assembly factor 1 subunit, putative: MIDILHEKNKIYDFKESYESKTPIENEVPENNSVDIQNERHIIWRKNTPFLYSSLLKHKLEWPSLTVEFLGGDNSFKSKLNYFTNKVLLGTHTSNQDLEYVYIGEIKCPIYSIKEDVLQYENYSGFISNKKKKKGHPLPCFEVKAKLLHPGEVMRATNLPSNSFFIVTQTSNGSALLFDYTKHPSFPSDMSTCYPQMILKGHTNEGSGLCWNVNRVYDSYKNANIYDGYMDKDIDTCKEDDSIKDIYSVKDIYSIKDTYSVEDINSLKDVHSIKDAYSVKELEAQNELDMVNDLDTEESNDSNNNNNSSFGTEVNTSNLLLASCSVDGSICLWDINKGTKSNDVPRTYGLNKSGKTADYNIKIYENTPTLSPLCTWYNKHTKTSFNDIFFHPKFSNALGVCDDNGYMSIYDIRKKNFFTKAEISFNDHNEAMNTFSFDNFSEYIFSCGYSDGLISVWDMRYNKESLLKLNYHTQGINRIKFGMISSGIFASCSDDGTACIWDLSRNNNTQILPLQKTEDDIYNNPNPIPKQLLFVHGGHIGSIYDLAWANSNTFTIATVGVDNSIHVWHLNEQFLFQ, translated from the coding sequence ATGATAGATATTCTTCACGAGAAAAATAAGATATACGATTTCAAAGAATCGTATGAATCAAAAACACCTATAGAAAATGAAGTTCCAGAAAATAATTCTGTagatatacaaaatgaaaGACATATTATATGGAGAAAGAATACcccttttttatatagttCTTTGTTAAAACATAAATTAGAATGGCCTTCATTAACAGTAGAATTTTTAGGAGGtgataattcttttaaatctaaattaaattattttactaATAAAGTATTATTAGGAACACATACTTCTAATCAAGATTtagaatatgtatatataggTGAAATTAAATGTCCTATATATTCTATTAAAGAAGATGTATTAcaatatgaaaattatagTGGTTTtataagtaataaaaaaaaaaagaaagggcACCCTTTACCATGTTTTGAAGTGAAAGCAAAATTATTACATCCTGGAGAAGTAATGAGAGCAACGAATTTACCTagtaattctttttttattgtaaCTCAAACATCTAATGGAAGTGCTCTATTATTTGATTACACAAAACACCCATCCTTCCCTTCAGATATGTCTACTTGTTATCCTCAAATGATATTAAAAGGACATACAAATGAAGGAAGTGGATTGTGTTGGAATGTTAATCGTGTATATGATTCTTATAAAAATGCAAACATATATGATGGTTACATGGATAAAGATATAGATACCTGCAAGGAAGATGATTCaattaaagatatatattcaGTTAAAGATATTTATTCAATTAAAGATACATATTCTGTTGAAGATATAAATTCTTTGAAAGACGTGCATTCTATTAAGGATGCATATTCTGTTAAAGAACTTGAAGCACAGAATGAATTGGATATGGTTAATGATCTAGATACTGAAGAAAGTAATgacagtaataataataataatagttcgTTTGGAACAGAAGTCAATACTTCCAATTTATTATTAGCTAGTTGTTCAGTGGATGGTAGTATATGTTTATGGGATATTAATAAAGGTACTAAAAGTAATGATGTTCCACGAACATATGGTTTAAATAAAAGTGGAAAAACAGcagattataatataaaaatttatgaaaataCTCCTACATTAAGTCCATTATGTACATGGTATAATAAACATACAAAGACATcttttaatgatatattttttcatcctAAATTTAGTAATGCTTTAGGAGTATGTGATGATAATGGTTATATGagtatatatgatataagaaaaaaaaatttctttaCAAAGGCAGAAATTAGTTTTAATGATCATAATGAGGCAATGAATACATTTTCATTTGATAATTTttcagaatatatattttcatgtgGATATAGTGATGGTTTAATATCAGTATGGGATATgagatataataaagaatcattattaaaattaaattatcataCACAAGGTATTAACAGAATTAAATTTGGTATGATCAGTTCAGGTATTTTTGCATCTTGTTCAGATGATGGAACAGCATGTATATGGGACCTTTCAAGAAATAACAATACACAAATATTACCTCTTCAAAAAACAgaagatgatatatataataatccaAATCCTATACCTaaacaattattatttgttcatgGAGGACATATAGGAAGTATATATGACCTCGCATGGGCAAACAGTAATACTTTCACAATTGCTACAGTAGGAGTTGATAACTCTATACATGTATGGCACCTGAATGAGcaatttctttttcaataa